The following coding sequences lie in one Lolium perenne isolate Kyuss_39 chromosome 2, Kyuss_2.0, whole genome shotgun sequence genomic window:
- the LOC127330448 gene encoding endoglucanase 11-like: protein MAFTATMLSWSIIEYGGRMEGRVHDARAAVRWATDYLLKAATATPGVLYVGVGDADADHHCWERPEDMDTPRTVYSVSASAPGSDVAGETAAALAAASVVFKAADPAYSRRLVTAAKDVMAFAWQHQGKYSDHVGGGVSNYYPSYSGYTDELLWGSAWLLWATKNTSYLADALSLGANDGVDMFSWDNKLAGARILLSRRALVNGDKRLDAFTRQAEDFICRVLPKSTSPSSTTPYTPGGLMHRSDNANLQYVASASFLLTTYAKYMAGSKRTFSCQNLPVTHKTLRALAKRQVDYVLGANPLNMSYMVGYGDRWPRRIHHRASSMPSMAAHPARIGCQEGFDSYLYASGDNPNVLTGAVVGGPDQNDAFPDDRADYARSEPTTYTSAPLVGCLAYFAGSYKNK, encoded by the exons ATGGCGTTCACCGCGACCATGCTGTCGTGGAGCATCATCGAGTACGGCGGGCGGATGGAGGGGCGCGtgcacgacgcgcgcgccgccgtgCGCTGGGCCACGGACTACCTGCTGAAGGCGGCCACGGCCACCCCGGGCGTGCTCTACGTCGGCGTGGGCGACGCCGACGCGGACCACCACTGCTGGGAGCGTCCCGAGGACATGGACACGCCGCGGACCGTGTACTCAGTTTCAGCGTCCGCCCCGGGGTCCGACGTCGCGGGGGAGACCGCGGCCGCGCTCGCCGCGGCCAGCGTGGTGTTCAAGGCCGCCGACCCGGCATACTCCAGGAGGCTGGTCACGGCGGCGAAGGACGTGATGGCGTTCGCTTGGCAGCACCAGGGGAAGTACAGCGACCACGTCGGCGGCGGCGTCAGCAACTACTACCCGTCCTACTCCGGCTACACG GACGAGCTCCTATGGGGATCCGCGTGGCTGCTGTGGGCGACGAAGAACACCTCCTACCTCGCCGACGCCCTCTCCCTCGGCGCCAACGACGGCGTCGACATGTTCAGCTGGGACAACAAGCTCGCCGGGGCGCGCATCCTCCTGTCACGG AGGGCGCTGGTGAACGGCGACAAGAGGCTGGACGCGTTCACGCGTCAGGCGGAGGATTTCATCTGCCGGGTCCTCCCCAAGTCCACCTCGCCGTCGTCCACGACGCCGTACACTCCCGGCGGCTTGATGCACCGTTCCGACAACGCGAACCTGCAGTACGTCGCCTCCGCGAGCTTCCTGCTCACCACCTACGCCAAGTACATGGCCGGCTCCAAGCGCACCTTCTCCTGCCAGAACCTCCCCGTCACCCACAAGACCCTGCGAGCGCTCGCCAAGCGGCAGGTGGACTACGTGCTGGGCGCCAACCCGCTGAACATGTCCTACATGGTGGGCTACGGCGACCGGTGGCCGCGGAGGATCCACCACAGGGCGTCCTCCATGCCGTCCATGGCCGCGCACCCGGCGCGCATCGGCTGCCAAGAAGGGTTTGACAGCTACCTCTACGCCTCCGGCGATAACCCCAACGTGCTCACCGGCGCCGTCGTCGGCGGGCCGGACCAGAACGACGCGTTCCCGGACGACCGCGCCGACTACGCGCGCTCGGAGCCCACCACGTACACCAGCGCGCCCCTCGTCGGCTGCCTCGCATACTTCGCCGGGAGCTACAAGAACAAATGA